Proteins encoded within one genomic window of Deinococcus sedimenti:
- a CDS encoding DUF3084 domain-containing protein, with the protein MLWLFLPFVVILSGVVAYAADTIARKAGRKHLRWFGMRPKTTALVVAVLSGMGISAASLAAFLILNSSAVNTIAQADQLRPQLEALRKDIRAAQADRDRAQQEAARLREQQDAAQNALKAAQTALTDARATQARVQTQARALETRVRELTTAQQALETRAAQTRAKLQAAETSLKASQERAQNLDAQVVDLGARIALSEQETRSAQDRARDAQQDAEAAQTRAQVAQAAAQQAQTRARAAQAQAQQARDQIGALARSRAQADAALSAAQQKLSAAQQALQAAQNQQRAAQQARDQLQAERDRLTRDRTRILGDLSALQLQQQQLRDSNEALRATLGRLQDEYSSSRAELSATRNTDLAYPKNDLVYAAVVPGVRNLDQFLQDAARNATTRGAKGSPAARLTPAARSALETKLRGLNASSFVQCRAAQNAAVGFPVDLSCDARSNAVLYRAGQVIRRVTVNPGDLRRLQDQIGELVQDTTLDLTSRGVPSEYVQGLDVGELVPLITRLNDRASAGVAVVGLAARADVRPGSRVDLYPVLP; encoded by the coding sequence GTGCTGTGGCTGTTCCTCCCCTTCGTGGTCATCCTGTCCGGGGTGGTCGCGTACGCCGCCGACACCATTGCCCGCAAGGCCGGACGCAAGCACCTGCGCTGGTTCGGCATGCGCCCCAAGACCACCGCGCTGGTCGTGGCGGTCCTGTCCGGCATGGGCATCAGCGCCGCCAGCCTCGCCGCGTTCCTGATCCTGAACAGCAGCGCCGTGAACACCATCGCGCAGGCCGACCAGCTGCGCCCCCAGCTCGAGGCGCTGCGCAAGGACATCCGCGCCGCGCAGGCCGACCGGGACCGCGCCCAGCAGGAGGCCGCGCGTCTGCGCGAGCAGCAGGACGCCGCACAGAACGCCCTGAAGGCGGCGCAGACCGCACTGACGGACGCCCGCGCCACGCAGGCCCGCGTGCAGACCCAGGCCCGCGCCCTGGAAACGCGCGTGAGGGAACTGACCACCGCGCAGCAGGCCCTGGAAACGCGCGCCGCGCAGACCCGCGCTAAACTCCAGGCGGCCGAGACGTCCCTGAAGGCCAGTCAGGAGCGCGCGCAGAACCTCGACGCGCAGGTCGTGGACCTCGGCGCCCGCATCGCGCTGAGCGAGCAGGAGACCCGCAGCGCCCAGGACCGCGCCCGCGACGCGCAGCAGGATGCCGAGGCCGCCCAGACCCGCGCGCAGGTCGCCCAGGCCGCCGCGCAGCAGGCCCAGACCCGGGCGCGCGCCGCGCAGGCCCAGGCGCAGCAGGCCCGCGACCAGATCGGCGCGCTGGCCCGCTCACGCGCGCAGGCTGACGCCGCCCTGAGCGCCGCGCAGCAGAAACTCAGTGCCGCGCAGCAGGCCCTACAGGCCGCGCAGAACCAGCAGCGCGCCGCGCAGCAGGCCCGCGATCAGCTGCAGGCCGAACGCGACCGCCTGACCCGCGACCGCACCCGCATCCTGGGTGACCTGAGCGCCCTGCAACTCCAGCAGCAGCAACTGCGGGACAGCAACGAGGCCCTGCGCGCCACGCTGGGCCGCCTGCAGGACGAGTACTCCAGCAGCCGTGCGGAACTGAGCGCCACCCGCAACACCGACCTCGCGTACCCCAAGAACGACCTCGTGTACGCCGCCGTGGTGCCCGGCGTGCGCAACCTCGACCAGTTCCTGCAGGACGCCGCGCGCAACGCCACCACCCGCGGCGCCAAGGGCAGCCCCGCCGCGCGCCTGACCCCGGCCGCGCGCAGCGCCCTGGAAACCAAACTGCGCGGCCTGAACGCCAGTTCCTTCGTGCAGTGCCGCGCCGCGCAGAACGCCGCCGTGGGCTTCCCGGTGGACCTCAGCTGCGACGCGCGGTCCAACGCCGTGCTGTACCGCGCCGGGCAGGTCATCCGCCGCGTGACCGTCAACCCGGGTGACCTGCGCCGCCTGCAGGACCAGATCGGGGAACTCGTGCAGGACACCACCCTGGACCTCACCTCCCGGGGCGTGCCCAGCGAGTACGTGCAGGGCCTGGACGTCGGTGAACTGGTGCCGCTCATCACCCGCCTCAACGACCGCGCCAGCGCCGGCGTGGCCGTGGTGGGTCTCGCCGCGCGCGCCGACGTACGCCCCGGCAGCCGCGTGGACCTGTACCCCGTGCTGCCCTGA
- the pxpA gene encoding 5-oxoprolinase subunit PxpA — protein sequence MTLPSIDLNADLGEGSTHEETIMAAVSSANIACGGHAGDVSSMRDSLRLAARFGVAAGAHPGFPDREGFGRRELHFPPDEVRAFVREQIEHLKTVAAREGVPLRHVKPHGMLYNMAVRDEALARAVAQAAAGSGLPLYFGLAGPGSVMLREARAAGLHEIGEGFADRGYAPDGSLWPRGQAGALLPFDAAVTQGVRIAREGVTTAVTGEEVAVPARTLCLHGDGAEAAELAAALRAALETGGLRVGAP from the coding sequence ATGACCCTGCCGAGCATCGACCTGAACGCCGACCTGGGGGAGGGCAGCACGCACGAGGAGACCATCATGGCCGCCGTGAGCAGCGCGAACATCGCCTGCGGCGGCCACGCCGGGGACGTGAGCAGTATGCGCGATTCGCTGCGGCTCGCCGCGCGGTTCGGGGTGGCGGCGGGCGCGCATCCGGGTTTCCCGGACCGCGAGGGCTTCGGGCGGCGCGAACTGCACTTCCCACCGGACGAGGTCCGCGCGTTCGTGCGTGAACAGATCGAGCACCTGAAGACCGTCGCGGCGCGCGAGGGCGTGCCGCTGCGGCACGTCAAACCGCACGGCATGCTGTACAACATGGCCGTCCGCGACGAGGCGCTCGCCCGCGCCGTCGCGCAGGCCGCGGCCGGGAGTGGCCTGCCGCTGTACTTCGGGCTGGCCGGGCCGGGCAGCGTGATGCTGCGCGAGGCCCGCGCCGCCGGACTGCACGAGATCGGCGAGGGGTTCGCCGACCGGGGCTACGCGCCCGACGGGAGCCTGTGGCCGCGCGGGCAGGCGGGCGCGCTGCTGCCCTTCGACGCGGCGGTCACGCAGGGCGTGCGGATCGCCCGAGAGGGCGTGACGACCGCCGTGACCGGCGAGGAGGTCGCCGTGCCCGCCCGGACGCTGTGCCTGCACGGCGACGGCGCCGAGGCCGCCGAACTGGCCGCGGCGCTGCGGGCCGCGCTGGAGACCGGGGGGCTGCGCGTCGGCGCGCCCTGA
- the yedA gene encoding drug/metabolite exporter YedA: MSAGAATPAARLTPLVLLCLGLVYVVWGSTYFGIKVAIETLPPLGMLAARFMVAGALLLLVLRLRGAALPTARGWRSSALVGTLLLGGGTGLVTLAERDASSSVAAMVIAVSPLFAALFARLWGEKTGGREWLGIGVGLIGIALLNIGELHATPLAALLLILAPLCWTFGSQWSRHLPLPSGLMGSAAEMLTGGGVLLVLSVLMGERWGTPSAASLWALAYLTVFGSLVAYSAYMYLVAHTRPALATSYAYVNPVVAVLLGVGFGGEQLGALGWAALLVILTGVALVAWPRRVPDAEAV, encoded by the coding sequence GTGAGTGCCGGGGCTGCCACGCCCGCCGCGCGCCTGACGCCGCTGGTGCTGCTGTGCCTGGGGCTGGTGTACGTCGTGTGGGGCAGCACGTACTTCGGGATCAAGGTCGCCATCGAGACGCTGCCGCCCCTGGGCATGCTCGCGGCACGCTTCATGGTGGCGGGCGCGCTGCTGCTCCTCGTGCTGCGCCTGCGGGGCGCGGCGCTGCCCACCGCGCGCGGGTGGCGCTCCAGCGCCCTGGTCGGCACGCTGCTGCTGGGCGGCGGTACTGGGCTGGTCACGCTGGCCGAACGGGACGCGAGCAGCAGCGTCGCCGCCATGGTCATCGCGGTGTCGCCACTGTTCGCGGCGCTGTTCGCGCGATTGTGGGGCGAGAAGACCGGCGGGCGCGAGTGGCTGGGCATCGGCGTGGGCCTGATCGGCATCGCGCTGTTGAACATCGGGGAACTGCACGCCACGCCGCTGGCGGCGCTGCTGCTGATCCTCGCACCGCTGTGCTGGACGTTCGGCAGCCAGTGGTCCCGCCACCTGCCCCTCCCCAGCGGGCTGATGGGCTCGGCGGCCGAGATGCTCACCGGGGGCGGCGTCCTGCTCGTGCTGAGCGTCCTGATGGGCGAACGCTGGGGCACCCCCAGCGCCGCGAGCCTGTGGGCACTGGCGTACCTGACGGTGTTCGGGAGTCTCGTGGCGTACAGCGCGTACATGTACCTCGTGGCGCACACCCGCCCCGCCCTGGCGACCAGCTACGCGTACGTGAACCCGGTCGTGGCAGTCCTGCTGGGCGTCGGCTTCGGCGGCGAGCAGCTGGGCGCGCTGGGCTGGGCGGCCCTGCTCGTGATCCTGACGGGCGTCGCGCTCGTCGCGTGGCCCCGCCGCGTCCCGGACGCCGAGGCCGTATGA
- a CDS encoding diguanylate cyclase domain-containing protein has translation MMPDFRPSSLSPSAREARGGVFRTTLDRRMLNQRVLGGILAATLLAAVYHQSDPFEQVALPGMALLVGTLLAVLTFTRLPLVQVQVMGLIGGWIYLLGKIGYVLFALPDDTGLRMLMGLAPWMAVMLASHLWTLGVRASAPLNLAALSGLGALMLVRFAQDPASVQGNVMGTLLQMLIAGGVMLVGQRSAALRLTGDVRRAVLGEDQPGRDALTGLPERHLLEQQLIAAHRRLPEHLVVAAISVDRPADLPDAFAARLTAHVTRTLMNTVRDQDLLGCLGDDQMALVMRAPDARSARAACERLRVRVASRPLDGVNPTVTIGLVYADGQLDALGLLRAAEDTLAAVQRDGANRVLLGPVRPEPAAEPGLLGALPA, from the coding sequence ATGATGCCGGACTTCCGCCCCAGTTCCCTCAGTCCATCCGCACGCGAGGCGCGTGGCGGGGTGTTCCGCACCACGCTGGACCGTCGGATGCTGAACCAGCGGGTGCTGGGCGGTATCCTGGCGGCCACGCTGCTGGCCGCCGTGTACCACCAGAGTGATCCGTTCGAGCAGGTGGCGCTGCCCGGCATGGCGCTCCTGGTGGGCACCCTGCTGGCGGTCCTGACCTTCACGCGCCTGCCGCTGGTGCAGGTGCAGGTGATGGGCCTGATCGGCGGGTGGATCTATCTGCTGGGCAAGATCGGGTACGTGCTGTTCGCCCTGCCGGACGATACCGGCCTGCGCATGCTGATGGGCCTGGCCCCCTGGATGGCCGTGATGCTCGCGTCGCACCTGTGGACGCTGGGCGTGCGGGCCAGCGCGCCGCTGAACCTCGCGGCGCTGAGCGGACTGGGCGCCCTGATGCTGGTCCGGTTCGCGCAGGACCCCGCGAGCGTGCAGGGGAACGTCATGGGCACCCTGCTGCAGATGCTGATCGCGGGCGGCGTGATGCTGGTCGGTCAGCGCAGCGCCGCGCTCCGCCTGACCGGAGACGTGCGCCGCGCCGTGCTGGGCGAGGACCAGCCGGGCCGCGACGCCCTGACCGGCCTGCCGGAGCGGCACCTGCTGGAACAGCAGCTGATCGCCGCGCACCGCCGCCTGCCGGAGCATCTGGTGGTCGCGGCGATCAGCGTGGACCGGCCGGCCGATCTGCCGGACGCCTTCGCGGCGCGCCTGACCGCGCACGTGACGCGCACGCTGATGAACACCGTGCGAGATCAGGATCTGCTGGGCTGCCTGGGCGACGATCAGATGGCGCTGGTCATGCGCGCCCCGGACGCCCGCTCGGCCCGCGCGGCCTGCGAGCGGCTGCGGGTGAGGGTGGCGTCGCGCCCGCTGGACGGCGTGAACCCCACCGTGACGATCGGCCTGGTGTACGCGGACGGTCAGCTGGACGCGCTGGGTCTGCTGCGCGCCGCCGAGGACACCCTGGCGGCCGTGCAGCGGGACGGCGCCAACCGCGTGCTGCTGGGTCCGGTCCGGCCGGAACCGGCGGCTGAGCCGGGCCTGCTGGGCGCACTGCCCGCCTGA
- the hisD gene encoding histidinol dehydrogenase, protein MQVLQGQEARSALTRTFNEIPVPDAVLARIEATFGEALSPAQVVERILSDVRTRGDDALRDWTERLDGHRPDDLRVPEAELAAAQVAPDLHEAILTAIRRVRAFYEQQPAHGFLNHGPDGALGQLVRPLSRVGVYVPGGLAPLISTLIHTAVPAQVAGVPDIVVTTPPARDGRVHPAILVAARELGITQVFRVGGAQAIAALAYGTASIGAVDKVAGPGNLFVVIAKRMVYGQTGIESLPGPTETLVVADDSADPRFVAADLLAQAEHNGAEPVLVSTSRELLIRVQAELNGQLEALPEPNRGWARDSVQARMKVILAGTLEEAVDLANLYAPEHLCLLTRDPWSLLGLVQRAGGVFVGEASMEALGDYVAGPSHVMPTGGTARFMSPVNVRDFQNIISVVGLNEGALRRIGPAGATLARAEGLEAHARAIESRLS, encoded by the coding sequence ATGCAAGTGCTGCAAGGCCAAGAAGCCCGATCCGCCCTGACGCGGACGTTCAATGAGATTCCCGTTCCCGACGCAGTTCTGGCCCGCATCGAGGCGACCTTCGGCGAGGCGCTGAGTCCCGCGCAGGTCGTCGAGCGCATCCTGAGTGACGTCCGCACGCGCGGCGACGACGCGCTGCGCGACTGGACCGAGCGGCTGGACGGCCACCGCCCCGACGACCTGCGCGTACCGGAGGCGGAACTGGCGGCCGCGCAGGTCGCCCCGGACCTGCACGAGGCGATCCTCACGGCGATCCGGCGCGTGCGCGCGTTCTACGAGCAGCAGCCCGCCCACGGGTTCCTGAACCACGGCCCGGACGGCGCGCTGGGGCAGCTCGTGCGGCCGCTCTCGCGGGTGGGCGTGTACGTGCCGGGCGGGCTGGCCCCGCTGATCAGCACGCTGATTCACACGGCGGTGCCCGCGCAGGTGGCGGGCGTGCCGGACATCGTGGTGACCACGCCGCCCGCGCGGGACGGCCGCGTGCACCCGGCGATCCTCGTCGCGGCGCGCGAACTGGGGATCACGCAGGTGTTCCGGGTGGGCGGCGCGCAGGCCATCGCGGCGCTGGCGTACGGCACGGCGAGCATCGGCGCGGTGGACAAGGTCGCGGGCCCCGGGAACCTGTTCGTGGTGATCGCCAAGCGGATGGTGTACGGCCAGACCGGCATCGAGAGCCTCCCCGGCCCGACCGAGACGCTGGTCGTGGCGGACGACAGCGCCGACCCGCGCTTCGTGGCGGCCGACCTGCTCGCGCAGGCGGAGCACAACGGCGCGGAACCCGTGCTCGTCTCCACCAGCCGCGAGCTGCTGATCCGGGTGCAGGCGGAACTGAACGGGCAGCTGGAGGCCCTGCCGGAACCGAACCGCGGCTGGGCGCGCGACAGCGTGCAGGCCCGCATGAAGGTCATCCTGGCCGGCACGCTGGAGGAGGCGGTGGACCTGGCGAACCTGTACGCCCCCGAGCACCTGTGTCTGCTGACCCGTGACCCGTGGAGCCTGCTGGGCCTCGTGCAGCGAGCCGGGGGCGTGTTCGTCGGCGAGGCGAGCATGGAGGCGCTGGGCGACTACGTGGCGGGCCCCAGCCACGTCATGCCGACCGGCGGCACGGCGCGGTTCATGAGCCCGGTGAACGTGCGGGACTTCCAGAACATCATCTCGGTGGTGGGCCTGAACGAGGGCGCGCTGCGCCGCATCGGTCCGGCCGGGGCGACCCTGGCCCGCGCCGAGGGCCTCGAGGCGCACGCCCGCGCGATCGAAAGCCGCCTCTCGTGA
- the lptB gene encoding LPS export ABC transporter ATP-binding protein, with protein MTATTSPLPAPAVTPPRPDLHAEGLGKTYGRRQVVRNVNLRVQPGEIVALFGPNGAGKTTTFYMLVGFIRPGAGRIALGGRDLTRLPMHERARLGLGYLPQEPSAFRKLTARDNLLAILEYQRLPRAEQEARADALLEEFGLTHLANSFAYQLSGGERRRLELARALTTDPDYLLLDEPFTGVDPKSIREIQRLIRDLRDRRGLGVFITDHNVRETIALTDRVYLMYDGAVKFEGTPAEFAQDEDARTHYLGDDFEL; from the coding sequence GTGACCGCGACCACCTCCCCGCTGCCTGCGCCGGCCGTCACGCCCCCGCGTCCGGACCTGCACGCCGAGGGCCTGGGCAAGACCTACGGCCGCCGTCAGGTCGTGCGGAACGTGAACCTGCGCGTGCAACCCGGCGAGATCGTCGCGCTGTTCGGCCCGAACGGCGCGGGCAAGACCACCACCTTCTACATGCTGGTGGGCTTCATCCGCCCCGGCGCGGGCCGCATCGCGCTCGGCGGGCGGGACCTGACGCGCCTGCCCATGCACGAACGCGCCCGCCTGGGCCTGGGGTACCTGCCGCAGGAACCCAGCGCCTTCCGCAAACTGACCGCGCGGGACAACCTGCTGGCCATCCTGGAGTACCAGCGCCTCCCGCGCGCCGAGCAGGAGGCCCGCGCCGATGCGCTGCTCGAGGAATTCGGCCTGACGCACCTGGCGAACAGTTTCGCGTACCAGCTGTCCGGCGGGGAGCGCCGCCGCCTGGAACTCGCCCGCGCGCTGACCACCGACCCCGACTACCTGCTGCTGGACGAACCGTTCACCGGCGTGGACCCCAAGAGCATCCGCGAGATCCAGCGCCTGATCCGCGACCTGCGCGACCGCCGCGGCCTGGGCGTGTTCATCACCGACCACAACGTCCGCGAGACCATCGCCCTGACCGACCGCGTGTACCTGATGTACGACGGGGCCGTGAAGTTCGAGGGCACCCCCGCCGAGTTCGCCCAGGACGAGGACGCCCGCACCCACTACCTCGGCGACGACTTCGAGCTGTGA
- a CDS encoding ABC transporter substrate-binding protein, whose amino-acid sequence MRALPLTLLLALSTAWAAPVRVEFWHAMGGVQGTVQAYARDFNASQTAYEIVPVSQGNYRELLPKLQAALRSGSAPALVQLEFTQFPALASAGQLTDLSGRVDDLPDALRGDIYPAVWKTGQLGGCTYGLPWNVSVPVLMYNAGLLKKAGLSAPDTWTQLEGASRALATGGRRPLVAAADAWTFEANVLSRGGTLTSGDRPRLDSPDAVDALTQLARMSAAGQAQPRTLNEATRAAFDFARGQNVFVLASVANWTDARKLPFFNLGIAPFPCEKEGACTVPLGGATLTVPKGTPAAEQAGAVAFWQYLMQPARLADWVKTTAYVPPRRAAAPLLDDWYAKNPQIRAAHAQIARAVPRPTTPEYAAWTALIEDAITQATTGKLGAKAALDAAQTRAER is encoded by the coding sequence ATGCGCGCCCTGCCCCTGACCCTGCTCCTCGCCTTATCGACCGCCTGGGCCGCGCCCGTCCGCGTGGAGTTCTGGCACGCCATGGGCGGCGTACAGGGGACCGTGCAGGCCTACGCGCGGGACTTCAACGCCAGCCAGACCGCGTACGAGATCGTGCCCGTCAGCCAGGGCAACTACCGCGAACTGCTGCCCAAACTGCAGGCCGCGCTGCGCAGCGGGTCGGCCCCGGCGCTCGTGCAGCTGGAATTCACGCAGTTCCCCGCCCTGGCCAGCGCCGGGCAGCTGACCGACCTGAGCGGCCGCGTGGACGACCTGCCCGACGCCCTGCGCGGCGACATCTACCCGGCCGTGTGGAAGACCGGGCAGCTGGGCGGCTGCACGTACGGCCTGCCGTGGAACGTCAGCGTGCCGGTCCTGATGTACAACGCCGGGCTGCTGAAGAAGGCGGGCCTGAGCGCCCCGGACACCTGGACGCAGCTGGAGGGAGCGAGCCGCGCCCTGGCCACCGGCGGCCGCCGCCCGCTGGTCGCCGCTGCCGACGCCTGGACCTTCGAGGCGAACGTCCTGTCGCGCGGCGGCACGCTGACCAGCGGCGACCGCCCGCGCCTGGACAGCCCGGACGCCGTGGACGCCCTGACGCAGCTGGCCCGCATGAGCGCCGCCGGTCAGGCCCAGCCCCGCACGCTGAACGAGGCGACCCGCGCCGCGTTCGACTTCGCGCGCGGGCAGAACGTGTTCGTGCTGGCCAGCGTCGCCAACTGGACCGACGCGCGCAAGCTGCCGTTCTTCAACCTGGGCATCGCGCCGTTCCCCTGCGAGAAGGAGGGCGCCTGCACCGTCCCCCTGGGCGGCGCGACCCTGACCGTCCCGAAGGGCACACCCGCTGCCGAGCAGGCGGGCGCCGTCGCGTTCTGGCAGTACCTGATGCAGCCCGCCCGGCTGGCCGACTGGGTGAAGACCACCGCGTACGTCCCCCCGCGCCGCGCCGCCGCGCCCCTGCTGGACGACTGGTACGCGAAGAACCCGCAGATCCGGGCCGCACACGCCCAGATCGCCCGGGCTGTGCCGCGCCCCACCACGCCCGAGTACGCCGCGTGGACCGCGCTGATCGAGGACGCCATCACGCAGGCCACCACCGGCAAACTGGGCGCGAAGGCCGCGCTGGACGCCGCCCAGACCCGCGCCGAACGCTGA
- a CDS encoding potassium channel family protein, which yields MKSKQCLVIGLGRFGTAVATTLYEMGHEVVAIDQNEENVERVMNLVTHAAIVDASDERALRALGVGDFDVVVVAIGTDVQANILATMNAKSLGAPYVVSKAIDEMARRVLERIGADLVIRPEHDMGVRLARQIATPNIVDTLDLGGDYAIVEIEANERLKGSLRDLNLTGRFNVQVIAISRSGKIEVTPRAEDELRPHDKLVVIGTSHNIDDLRRFLGE from the coding sequence ATGAAAAGCAAACAGTGTCTGGTGATCGGCCTGGGCCGCTTCGGTACGGCCGTGGCCACCACCCTCTACGAGATGGGTCATGAGGTCGTCGCGATCGATCAGAACGAGGAGAACGTCGAGCGGGTCATGAACCTCGTGACGCACGCCGCGATCGTGGACGCCAGTGACGAGCGGGCGCTGCGGGCGCTGGGCGTCGGGGATTTCGACGTGGTGGTCGTCGCGATCGGCACGGACGTGCAGGCGAACATCCTGGCGACCATGAACGCCAAGAGTCTCGGCGCGCCGTACGTGGTCAGCAAGGCCATCGACGAGATGGCCCGCCGGGTGCTGGAACGCATCGGCGCGGACCTCGTGATCCGGCCCGAGCATGACATGGGCGTGCGCCTGGCACGGCAGATCGCCACGCCGAACATCGTGGACACCCTGGACCTGGGCGGCGACTACGCCATCGTGGAGATCGAGGCGAACGAGCGCCTGAAGGGTTCCCTGCGGGACCTGAACCTCACGGGGCGCTTCAACGTGCAGGTGATCGCGATCAGCCGGTCCGGGAAGATCGAGGTGACGCCCCGCGCGGAGGACGAGCTGCGCCCGCACGACAAGCTGGTCGTGATCGGCACGAGTCACAACATCGACGACCTGCGCCGCTTCCTGGGCGAATAA
- a CDS encoding phosphopentomutase, translating into MLLTIVVLDSVGAGELPDAASFGDAGAHTLNHTLKAAPVHLPNLAALGLAQVPTIETGDATVPAGPAAGAFGRLREVSPGKDTSTGHWEFMGIQLEHAFQVFPDGFPPAVMDRFDAATGRGHLCNRPYSGTDVIRDFGPEHMQTGAPIVYTSADSVFQIAAHEDVVPLETLYAWCRAAREILQGEFAVARVIARPFRGEFPFERANEHRKDLSLVPPPTVLDAVKATGQAVVGIGKIPDIYANQGFTEEIHTDDNADGIAKTLARMRQAAQDGTSGLIFTNLVDFDSKFGHRRDPEGYSGCLAAFDAALPDLIAAVPEDGALIIVSDHGNDPTWKGSDHTREHGLLLVHKSGAAGVNLGDRATFADVGATVAEALGATWDGPGESFWTQLT; encoded by the coding sequence ATGTTGCTGACGATTGTCGTGCTGGATTCCGTGGGCGCGGGTGAACTGCCCGACGCCGCGAGCTTCGGGGACGCCGGGGCGCACACCCTGAACCACACCCTGAAGGCGGCGCCCGTGCACCTGCCGAACCTCGCGGCGCTGGGCCTCGCGCAGGTGCCCACCATCGAGACCGGGGACGCGACCGTGCCCGCTGGACCGGCCGCCGGTGCCTTCGGTCGCCTGCGCGAGGTCAGCCCCGGCAAGGACACCAGCACCGGCCACTGGGAGTTCATGGGCATCCAGCTGGAGCACGCGTTCCAGGTGTTCCCGGACGGCTTCCCGCCCGCCGTGATGGACCGCTTCGACGCGGCGACCGGACGCGGGCACCTGTGCAACAGGCCGTACAGCGGCACGGACGTCATCCGGGACTTCGGCCCGGAGCACATGCAGACCGGCGCGCCCATCGTGTACACGAGCGCGGACAGCGTGTTCCAGATCGCCGCGCACGAGGATGTCGTGCCGCTGGAGACGCTGTACGCGTGGTGCCGCGCGGCCCGCGAGATCCTGCAGGGCGAGTTCGCCGTGGCGCGCGTGATCGCCCGGCCGTTCCGGGGCGAGTTCCCGTTCGAGCGGGCCAACGAGCACCGCAAGGACCTCAGCCTCGTGCCGCCGCCCACCGTGCTGGACGCCGTGAAGGCGACCGGGCAGGCGGTGGTGGGCATCGGGAAGATCCCGGACATCTACGCGAACCAGGGCTTCACCGAGGAGATCCACACGGACGACAACGCCGACGGGATCGCCAAGACCCTGGCCCGCATGCGACAGGCCGCGCAGGACGGCACCTCGGGGCTGATCTTCACGAACCTCGTGGATTTCGACAGCAAGTTCGGCCACCGCCGCGACCCCGAGGGGTACAGCGGCTGCCTCGCGGCGTTCGACGCGGCGCTGCCCGACCTGATCGCCGCCGTGCCCGAGGATGGCGCGCTGATCATCGTCAGCGACCACGGGAACGACCCCACCTGGAAGGGCTCGGACCACACCCGCGAGCACGGCCTGCTGCTGGTGCACAAAAGCGGCGCGGCGGGCGTGAACCTGGGCGACCGCGCGACCTTCGCGGACGTGGGCGCGACCGTCGCCGAGGCGCTGGGCGCGACGTGGGACGGGCCGGGTGAGAGCTTCTGGACACAGCTGACCTGA